A single region of the Salmo salar chromosome ssa16, Ssal_v3.1, whole genome shotgun sequence genome encodes:
- the LOC106574974 gene encoding nectin-4 isoform X3 has product MSPALYNYLFILLIILPKGLSHLVRTQQVVTATLGEDAVLNCELMTPKDVRQVTWQKVTTGTNENVASYSKHGPNVNLPFKGKVEFEDEGLQNCSIVIRGVSRGDECCYKCLFNTFPEGAISGRTCLKVHELYGPSLLITQTNNSHTTLSCSATGRPAPIVTWDDIMIEHSTMVDVTHPNGTVTMTTTVTVLVSSLTNKEVRCVASLSFGGSIKAVSEVIPASDQASFAGKSQVSDDDRISGAVVGSVMGSVCLISVFCVVCLQKRKKKNSSREKNIPDPEISKTPLKTQQNRLPSKHVTPSSSPSQMSHLSTSSSTKRRMTKNTSFRDTSNSSPSMIQSLSSSAKRTMHQAQEAVKNISSQESDDGVTRNLLEDDDY; this is encoded by the exons ATGTCTCCTGCACTCTACAACTACCTGTTTATTCTACTGATAATCCTACCTAAAG GGCTCTCTCATCTGGTGAGAACACAGCAGGTTGTCACAGCAACCCTGGGAGAAGATGCAGTCTTAAACTGTGAGCTCATGACACCCAAAGACGTGCGGCAAGTCACCTGGCAAAAAGTGACAACTGGGACGAATGAAAATGTGGCCTCCTATAGCAAACATGGTCCCAATGTCAACCTACCTTTTAAGGGGAAAGTGGAGTTTGAAGACGAGGGACTGCAGAACTGCTCTATCGTCATCAGAGGAGTGTCAAGAGGAGATGAGTGCTGCTACAAGTGTCTGTTTAACACCTTTCCAGAAGGAGCTATCAGTGGAAGGACCTGCCTCAAAGTCCATG AGCTGTATGGACCCTCACTCCTCATCACACAAACCAACAACAGTCACAccactctgtcctgttctgctactGGACGACCTGCTCCTATAGTGACCTGGGATGACATAATGATAGAACATTCCACCATGGTTGATGTCACCCATCCCAATGGAACTGTCACTATgacaactactgtaacagtgcTAGTGTCCAGTCTAACTAACAAAGAAGTTAGGTGTGTTGCTTCACTATCCTTCGGTGGTTCCATCAAGGCGGTTTCCGAGGTGATTCCAGCTAGTGATCAAGCTTCATTTGCAG GTAAATCTCAGGTCTCTGATGATGACAGGATCAGTG GTGCAGTGGTGGGTTCAGTGATGGGTTCAGTGTGTCTCATCTCTGTATTCTGTGTAGTATGTCTGCAAAAGAGGAAAAAAAAAAACTCCTCCag GGAAAAAAACATACCGGACCCTGAAATCAGCAAGACTCCTCTAAAGACACAACAGAACAGATTACCATCCAAACA tGTCACACCATCCTCCAGTCCATCACAAAT GTCACACTTGTCAACCAGCTCGTCAACCAAGCGTAGGATGACTAAGAA TACATCTTTCAGGGACACATCAAACTCCAGTCCATCAAT GATACAATCCCTCAGCTCGTCAGCCAAGCGTACGATGCATCAAGCTCAGGAGGCTGTAAAGAA TATCTCCAGCCAAGAATCAGATGATGGTGTAACAAG aAACCTTCTAGAAGATGATGACTACTGA
- the LOC123727901 gene encoding OX-2 membrane glycoprotein, whose translation MKTFLILLCLHSEAVSVNVVARGDTRVDFNADASYTCTHADSTGVLQVTWQRLFKDDSVENLATYSKRFGAQIIDPHRGKVVFTEASLNSTSITVKNVTWADEACYICSFNVYPSGSIRKQTCLTVQGVSEVRATMQKVPSTESKADMEVVVSCSATGKPAPWIQWNISAAVPIKTPNNWTVINKDQTVTAISNITLQLLPGSGGYVDCIVNNGMRTQRHERVPLPILPGESGEREVEEDDKRTSPWAVAIPVFLIISLLVIFGCVELQKKKGCRQAVLTTTADEQDPLRSIV comes from the exons ATGAAGACTTTTCTCATTCTCTTATGCCTGCACTCTGAAG CAGTCTCTGTCAACGTCGTAGCTAGAGGAGACACCAGGGTTGACTTCAATGCCGACGCATCATATACCTGCACCCATGCGGACTCGACAGGTGTGCTGCAAGTCACCTGGCAGAGGCTGTTCAAAGACGACTCGGTGGAGAATCTGGCCACATACAGCAAGCGGTTTGGAGCTCAAATCATAGACCCGCACCGAGGCAAGGTGGTTTTCACGGAGGCATCTCTCAACTCGACGTCTATTACCGTGAAGAATGTAACATGGGCGGACGAAGCCTGCTATATTTGTTCCTTCAATGTTTACCCGAGTGGTTCAATACGCAAGCAGACGTGTCTTACCGTTCAAG GTGTATCTGAAGTGAGAGCCACAATGCAAAAAGTCCCCAGCACTGAATCTAAAGCAGACATGGAAGTTGTGGTCAGCTGCTCTGCCACGGGTAAACCAGCACCTTGGATccaatggaacatttctgcagcagTACCGATAAAGACACCTAACAACTGGACTGTCATTAACAAAGACCAAACTGTCACAGCCATTAGCAACATCACCCTCCAACTGTTGCCAGGCTCAGGTGGATACGTGGACTGTATCGTAAACAATGGGATGaggacacagagacacgagcgggTCCCGCTTCCTATTCTccctggagagagtggagagagggaggttgaaGAAG ATGACAAGAGGACATCCCCGTGGGCTGTTGCCATTCCAGTATTCCTAATCATTTCCCTTTTAGTCATCTTTGGCTGTGTCGAGCTTCAAAAGAAAAAAG GTTGCAGGCAAGCAGTGTTGACAACCACAGCAGACGAGCAGGACCCTCTTAGGAGCATTGTGTAA